CGTGACCAGTATGCAGATCAACGGATCGGAAACCGGCATCGTGCGGCTGTTTCACCTCGACCTCCCGCGCGAAGCGGTCGAACGGTTCACCACGCAAGCGGGCACCGGTGAATGGCCGCTGAAATACGCCCTGGGCGCCAAGACCCTGCGCGCCGATTTCGTCGATGTCGTCGATATCCGCGATCTGGGCGATATGGTCCTGTCGGACTACCTGGCGCAGGCGCATAACGCGACGGGGTCGGATTTCCGTGCGTTGCGGCAGCGTATCGATGCGCTCAGGGGACACGCGGTCGTCATCCCCTCGCAAGCCTTCGGCAACACGGCACAGACGCTGACCGTGGCCAACCCGTTGCGCTGGATCGGCACCTTCGGCGAGGTCAAGCCCAAGAGCCCCGGCCCCAAACTGCAAAGCGACGCCGCCAGGCCCGGCGAAAGCCGCCCGGCCGACACGCAGCCGCCGATCCGGACCAGCGGCGCATTGCGGCTCGCAACCCTGGGTCTCGGCGTGCTGGCGATCCTGCTGCTGGCGCTGTTCCTGCGGTGACCGGCGCCACCGAAACCGGTTCCGGACAGTCGGGCTGGGACGGCATCCTTGCTGACGGCGAGATGGTTGTCTGGCAGGGCAAACCCAGCCGACGCCTGCGGATCGGACGTGTCGACATGGCGCGCACCGGAATGGGCCTGGTCTTTGTCGTGTTCGCCATCTTCTGGATCAGCCAGACCGCGCCGACCGCCGGTAGCGGCATGGCGCGTGTCTTCTCGCTGGCGGGCCTGCTGTTTCTGGCCATCGGGCTTTACAATGCCGGCGGGCACCTCGTTTGGCGCGGCTTCAAGCACCGCTTCACCACCTACACGCTCAGCGACCGGCGCGCCTTTATCGCGACGAACCTGCCGTTGCAGGGCCGCCGTCTGCAAAGCCACCCCATCGCGCCGGACGCCGCCGTGGCGCTGGAGGATGGCGAACCCGGATCGGTCTGGTTCGCGCATCGCCATGTCGGCCACGACAGCGGCAGCCGCCGCGTGCCGGTCGGGTTCGAGAACATCAGCGCGCCGCGCGCGGTCTACGACCTGGTGCGCCTTGTGCAGCGGGGCGCGGCATGACCTTCGCACCCGACCGCACCGCCTATTTCCGCGCCCACAACACGCTGGCCGCCATCGCGATGGGCGCGGGCATGCTGGTGCTCTGGCTGGCCGGCAACCCGCATGTCTGGACCGGCGCCATCGGCGGTCTGGCGGCGGTGGCCCTGCGCGGCTGGTACCTGATGGACGAAGAACTGGCCCAGGTCTGGACGCTGGCCGACGGCGTGTTGACCGGGCCGCAGGGACGGCGCGTGGCGCTGGCAGACATCGCCCGCTTGCGCAAGCTGGGCACGGCGGTGCAAGTGGTCACCACCGGCGGCGACAAGCACCTGATCAAGTTCCAGGCCGACCCCGACGCCACCATCGCCCGCATCGACGCCGCCCGACCCCCGGAAAGACGCCAGCCATGACCAAGATCCTGATCGCCAATGCCCGCCTGATCGACCCAGAGGCCGGCACCGACGCGCCGGGCGCGGTGCTGCTCGACAAGGGCCGGATCGCCGAACGTTTCGACACGCCCCATCCGCAAGTCGCCGACGCGGCGGTGATCGACGCGAATGGCGCCTGCCTGGCGCCGGGCATCGTCGATATCGGCGTCAAGGTTGGCGAACCGGGCGAGCGCCACAAGGAAAGCTTCAAGACCGCGGGTCTGGCCGCCGCGGCGGGCGGCGTCACCACCATCGTCACCCGGCCCGACACGGCGCCCGCCATCGACACGCCCGAGACGCTGGAATTCATCCGCCGCCGCGCCAACGAGACCGCACCGGTCAACGTGCTGCCGATGGCGGCGCTGACCAAGGGCCGGCAGGGGCGCGAGATGACCGAGATCGGGTTCCTGATGGATGCCGGGGCCGTCGCCTTCACCGATTGCGACGCCGTGGTCGCCGACACCAAGGTGCTGGCCCGCGCAATGACCTATGCCGCGTCGCTGGGTGCGCTGGTCATGGGCCATCCGCAGGAACCGGTGCTGTCGGCCGGGGCCGCGGCCACCTCGGGCAAGTTCGCCACGCTGCGCGGCCTGCCCGCCGTCTCGCCGATGGCCGAAAGACTGGGGCTGGAACGCGACCTGGCGCTGGCCGAAATGACCGGCGTCGCCTATCACGCGGACCAGATCACCACCGCCCGCGCCCTGCCGGCGCTCGACCGGGCGCGGCAGGCCGGTCTCGACGCGACCGCCGGCACCTCGATGCATCACCTGACGCTGAACGAGCTGGACGTTTCGGATTACCGCACCTTCTTCAAGGTCAAGCCGCCGCTGCGTTCCGAAGACGATCGCCTGGCGATGGTCGCCGCCCTGCGCGACGGGCGGATCGACATCGTGGGGTCGTTCCACACGCCGCAGGACGAGGAAAGCAAGCGCCTGCCCTTCGAGGAAGCCGCCAGCGGCGCGGTGGGCCTGGAAACCATGCTGCCGGTGCTGCTGCGGCTCTATCACGCCGAAGAAGTCGACCTGCCGACGCTGTTCCGCGCGCTGTCGCTGAACCCGGCGAAACGGCTGGCGCTGGATTGCGGCAGGTTGGCCAGGGGCGCACCGGCCGACCTGGTGATGTTCGACCCGGACAAGCCGTTCGTCCTGGACCGCTTTCAGCTGCAATCGAAATCCAAGAACACGCCGTTTGACGGCGCGCGCCTGCAAGGTAAGGTCCTGCGCACCTTCGTCGCCGGAAAAGAGGTCTACGCCGCCTGATGCCCGAGATCGCCTCCTCTCTGCCCGTCCTGCTGGTCTGGGCGGCTCTGGGATACCTGCTGGGGTCGATCCCGTTCGGCATGGTGCTCAGCCGCGTGTTCGGGCTTGGCGATCTGCGCAAGATCGGGTCGGGCAATATCGGTGCGACCAACGTGCTGCGCACCGGTCACAAGGGCGCCGCGGCGGGCACGCTTTTGCTGGACGGGGGCAAGGGCGCGGTGGCGGTGCTGCTGGCGCGCGCCCTGGCGGGCGAAGACGCGGCACAGCTTGCGGGGCTGGCGGCCTTTGTCGGCCATTGCTACCCGGTCTGGCTGGGCTTTCGCGGCGGCAAGGGCGTGGCGACGTTCCTGGGCATCGTGCTGGCGCTGGCCTGGCCGGTGGGCCTGCTGTGCTGCGCCACCTGGCTGGCGGGCGCGGCGGCCTCGCGCATCTCGTCGGTCGGCGCGCTGGCGGCGTCTGCATCCAGCGCGGTTTGGGCCCTGATCACCGGCCACGGCCAGATCACGCTGCTTTGCCTGGCGTTGACTGCGCTGATCTTCTGGCGCCACCGCGCCAACCTGGCCCGGCTGCGCGCCGGGACCGAGCCGCGCATCGGCGCCAAGGGCTAGGCCGGGATTTGTCGTCCGTCCTTCCAGGTCAGCCTGCCTGAAACCCGAGGTCTCAAACGGCCATTCCGTTGGCGCCGTCCCATGGGGGCGGGTCGACGCGGCGCAACGGTGCCCTTTGCGCGACACGTATGTCCGAAGCGACCTGTCTGGCCGTGCATGTGCAAGAAATCAGGCACGCGCGTCGTGCACCCGCGAATACAGCCGCGCGAGAACTGCTGCCCCTAAGCCGCCCGCCGCTCCAGATGCGCCTGCACCGCCCGCGCCACCGCATCGGGATGGCCGAGCACCAGCATGTGGTCGCCTCCCGGCACGACGATGTCGCGCGCATCGCGAATGCGCCGCACCAGCCCGGCATGAATGGCCGCGATGATCGGTTGCGTTTCGCTGCCCCGCAGCAGTGCCACCGGCGTCGGCAAAGCCTCGAGCCGACCCGGAGCCAGCATGCCGTGCACGTCGTCCCAAAGGGCCGGGCCGGTCGCCACGATGAAAGGCATGCCCGCCGTCATCGCGTCGCGGGTCTGCTGCGGCAGAGCATCCCATTTCAGCCCACCGCCCCACAGACGGTTGAACAACCGTGCCGACTTGGCGTGATCGCCCGCGACGAAGGCGGCATGGAATTCCTCGTCCTGCACCCGGTGCGCATCGCGCACCGCCCCGTCCGCGGCGGCGAACAACACCGGTTCGACCAGTGTCAGAGACGCCACGCGGCCGGGGTTTTCCAGCGCCACACGCAACGCCACCGTCGCGCCGAAACTGTGACCCAACAGATGGATGCCTTCCTGCAAAAGAGCCGCGGCCACGTCGGTCGCCTGGCTGTGCAGGTCGGGCGTCGGGGCCCAGGGGGCGCTGGCGCCGTGACTGGGGAAATCCGGGGCGATCAGCGTCGCACGATCCGCGAGCGCCGCCGCCACGCCGGACCACATGCCCGATCGACCCAGACCGCAATGCAGCGCCAGCACCCGCGCGGCACCGGATCCCAGCGTGTTCACATGGATGGCGGTGCCGCCGACCGTCAGGTCAGGCATCAAAGCTTTCCGGCGAGGTGCAGGTCCAGGTCGTCCAGCCGGTCCTGCCCCCAGAAATGCTGGCCGCTGTCGGTGATGTAGAACGGTGCGCCGAAAGCGCCGCGCTCGACCGCCTCTTCCAGGTTGGCGGCATAGGTCTCGGCGCCCTGCAACAGCCCGCTATCGGCCAGCGCCGGATCGAATCCCGCCTCGCTCAGCGCTGCGCGGATCACCGCATCATCGGCCACGTCCTTGTCCTCGGCCCAGCAGGCGCGCAGGATCGCGTGCACCAGCTTGCCCATGTCGCCGCCCCCGGCGTTCTGCGCCGCGATCACCGCGTAGGAGGACGGCGCTCCGTTGGTGGGCCAATGCGCGGGCTTGAGGTTCAGTGGCAGCCCGGTCTTCTTGGACTGCCGGGTCAGTTCCTGAAGGCGATAGGCCTGCCGGTTCGGATGGCGATCCTTGGGCGGCGTGCCCCCGGTGCGGGCGAACAGCGCGATCACGTCCAGCGGCTTGTAGGCGATGGTGGCCCCGTGACGCGCCGCGATCTCCTCGAGCCGCGTTCCACCCAGATAGGTATAGGGCGAGAGCGTCGAGAAATAATAGTCGATATGGGCCATGACACGGGTTTCCTTTGTGTTGCTGGCACGCAAACTAGGCCCGTGTTAAGGCCACCGCAACACATCACGAATCCGTCACAGCCCCGGAGCCGCAAGCCCATGCCCACCGTCATCGAACCCAAGCTGATCTCCGGCAACGCCAACATGCCTCTGGCCAAGGCGATCGCGCGGCGCATGTCCGCCTATCGCGGCATGAGCGTCGGTCTGGTCGACGCGCGGGTCGAACGGTTCAACGACCAGGAAATCTTTGTCGAAGTCTTCGAGAACGTCCGCGGCGAGGACATGTTCATCATCCAGCCCACCTCGAACCCGGCCAATGACAACCTGATGGAACTGCTCATCATGGCCGATGCGCTGCGCCGGTCCTCGGCGGCGCGGATCACCGCCGTGATCCCCTATTTCGGCTATGCCCGCCAGGACCGCCGCACCAAGGCGCGCACGCCGATCACCGCCAAGCTGGTGGCCAACATGATCGCCGAGGCGGGTATCGAACGGGTGCTGACGATGGATCTGCACGCCGCGCAGATCCAGGGTTTCTTCGACATCCCGGTCGACAACCTCTATGCCAGCCCGGTCTTCGCGCTGGACATCCTGAACCATTTTCACGGCCGGACCGGCGACGTGATGGTGGTGTCGCCCGATGTCGGCGGCGTGGCGCGCGCGCGCGAATTGGCCAAGCGGATCGGCGCGCCGCTGTCGATCGTCGACAAGCGCCGCGAAAAGCCGGGCGAGATCGCCGAGATGACGGTGATCGGCGACGTCAAGGGCAAGACCTGCATCATCGTCGACGACATCTGCGACACCGCCGGCACGCTGTGCAAGGCGGCCGAGGTGCTCATGGATCACGGCGCGACCGAGGTGCATTCCTACATCACCCACGGCGTGCTGTCCGGCCCGGCGGTCGAGCGGGTGACCGGTTCGGTCATGAAATCGCTGGTCATCACCGACAGCATCGAGCCGACCGCCCCGGTCAAGGCCGCCGACAACATCCGCGTCGTGCCGACCGCACCGATGTTCGCCCAGGCAATCCTGAACATCTGGAACGGCACCTCGGTGTCGTCGCTGTTCGAAACCGAAACGCTCAGCCCGATCTACGAGGGCCTGCTCTGACGCGACTCAGGGATTGCCATCCGCATCGCAGCCCCCCGCGTTCACGCAGGAACACCCGGAATCGTTGCAGGTGACGGCCCCGCCGCAGCAGCCGGAATAGACCAGGTTCACGCAATCGGCCGCGCCTTCGCACAGGCAGCTGCCATTGCACTGAATCTCCTGCGGCAAATCGATGTTGGCAAAGCTTTGCGGCCCGGCGCGGCGCACGGTCGGCAAGGTCACGTCGCGGCGCGGGGCCGCCAGAATCCGCTCGTTCTGAACAAGCAGCGGTGTGTCGGCACGGGGGGTCAGAAAACCGTTGGTCTCGGCGGCAAGCGGCGCAGTCTGCACCAGGACGAACGCCAGAAACGCACAAACAAACCGGATCATCGCAAATCTCCTTTTGCTGAAAATTCCGTTGTCGGCAAAGCCGCAATCCATGGCCATGCAATCATGAGTATAACATGAATCCCTGAAATTCTCGACAAACGAGTGGCGAATAGCCCGGCCCGCGAGGCGCCCGCCACGCGGACGCGGTTGGCGGAGATGCGCGGAATTCGGCACGCTGCGGACCGACCCCGAAAACAAGGCTTTCCTGCACTGTCGGCGAGCGCTGTTGCGCGTGGGTTTCGGCCTGGTCCGATCGTGCCCCCGGCGCAGGTGATCGTCCTGCGGGCACCATCTGTGCGATGGGCGCAATGACCAGCCATGCGGTCCGGTCAAACCCGCCATCGCAGCGCCGATTGTCCCCGATCATGGACGATTGGCAAACGGCGGCGCAGCATCGCCGATGCCGGAGGTCGTTGTCATGTCACCGATTCTGTTCCGCCTCGTCGCCGCCGTCTGCCTGGGCTGCATCCTCGCATTTCCCGGCGTGGCCGGTGCGCAATCCCAAGACGATCCCCACGGTCTGTACGAAATCCGCTGCGGCGGCTGCCATGCGCCCCATGCCGGCGATTTCGTCTTCGACAGCCTGACCACCGGCGCGACCGGGCTGGTCGGGGTCAAGACCGGACTGCCAGTGCGCGATTTCCTTGCCAGCGGGCATGGGCGCCTTTCCGACGACGAAATCGACCGGGTCGTCGCGCTGTTGCAGACCGTCTTCGACGGCGGGCACCTGTTCCGCGACAAATGCCTGATCTGCCACGACCGGGCCGTCGTTCTGGCGCGGACCAAGCTGATCGTGAAGGGCGGCGTGCTGACCGGGCGGTATACCGGGCGCGACATCCCGGAATTCCTGAAGATCCATGGCCGGCTCACGCCCGAAGAGGTGCCCGCCGTCGCCCGGATGCTGGAACGGCAACTGTCTCAGTAAAGCTCCCAGTCGTCTTCGCTGGCGACCTCGCCGATGGCCAGCCACGACATCCGAACGCGCGCCACGCGGGTGTCCGACCAGGTGCGGAACACCAGGTCGAACCCGGTTTCGGTGATCTTGTCGGCGGTGACGTCGGCGCGCACGTTGGCCCCCTGGTCCATGTCCCACAGCGACAAGGCGACCTGCACGCTGGGCACGGTCCGGAAAGGTTCCGAAAACGTGACGACCTTGCGCCGCTCGCGCGCGCCCGATCCGGTCCACATCTCGCCGCCGCTGGCGAAATCCGAAAACACTTCTTCGTTGCCCTGATCGACGCCGATCAAAGAACCGACAAATTTCTTCATCGATATCAGTCCTGTCCGTACCTTGGCCGGGTATAGCGTCATTGCGGCGGAAATTGGAACGCCGAATGCCGGTTTCGTGTCCGGTCAGAGCGCGCCGGTGATCAGCACCGCCAGATAGGCCGCGTAGGCGGCAAAGAAAACGCCCGCTTCGCCCTGGCTGAGACGTTTGCCGGTGGCCGCGAAAACGATCAGCGCCAGGGCCGCACCCAGCATGACCCAGATGTCGAAACGGATGATCTCGGGCGGCACGTTCAGCGGCTGGACCAAGGCCGTCACGCCCAGGATTCCCAGCAGGTTGAAGATGTTGCTGCCCACGACGTTGCCAAAGGCGACATCGCCCTGCCCCTTGCGCACGGCGATGACCGAAGTGACCAGTTCCGGCATCGAGGTGCCGACGGCGACGATGGTCAGGCCGATCACCGCCTCGGATATGCCGAATTCCTGCGCGATGGCCACGGCGCCGGCGACCAGCCAGTTCGCGCCGACCAGCGTCAGCGCAAGGCCGCCAAGCGCAACCAGTCCGGCCCGCCAGATCGGTTGGCCCGGAACGGTCTCGGGAACATCGACAAGCGTCGCGGTGCTGCGCCTTTCGGCCAGGAAGACCGCCAGCAGGTAAAGCGCCAGCATCATCACCATGACCCCGCCGGCCAGCCGGCCGACGGCGCCGGCCGCAACGATGGCCAGACCCGCCAGCGACGCGACCACCATCATCGTGCCGTCTCGGCGCAGCGTCGCGGTCTGCACTGCGATCGGCGCGAACAACCCGGCCAATCCCAGGATCAGCAGGATGTTGGCGATGTTGCTGCCCACCACGTTGCCGACCGCGATGCCGGGAGCATCGCGCAGGGCGGCCAGCAGACTGGTCATCAGTTCGGGTGTCGAGGTGCCGAACCCGACCAGGGTCAGACCGATCACCAGCGGCGAGACGTTCAGCGCCTGCGCGACGGACACGGATCCACGCACCAGGAAATCGCCGCCAAAGATCAGGGCCGTCAAGCCCGCGGCGACAAGAAGCAGGTCGACCATGTTATGCGCAACCCCAAGGGCCGCGCCAGTCGCGCGGTGCAGCGGATGTGTGGCGGCCGGTTCGCGACTTCAATCGGGTTCGGAAAATATTTCCCGCGCGCCCGGCAGCAGACGGGGCGCGCGTCGCAGCACCGACACGATCGGCCCGCCGGATCGGTCAATCCGGCGCGTCGCCCTCGGGGCCGACGATGCAGAACCCGTTGCCGAAAGGGTCCGCGCAAAACGCCACTGCGGGGTGCGGGCCGCCGTCGAACCGCTTGTCGACCACCGCTCCGGCCGCCAAGGCCGCCTTCAGAACCGCTTCGAAATCCTCGACATGGAAATCCAGGTGGACCGGAGACCAATGGCGCGGTTCCGACTCTGTCCGCACCGGACGGCTTCCGGGTTCTTTCTGGATGATGCCCAGCCGCTGTTCGCCCTGGGTCAGCACAGCATATCCGGACAACGGCCGCGCGGTTTCGACAAAGCCGAACACACCCGCGTAGAACGCGATTCCGGCATCGAGCGCCGGCACATCGATGGTGGCGCTGTATTTCATGGCGCAAGTCTACCACGCTCGTGCGCGGGACGGGCAGGCTTGTTCCGATTGCCACCCCGATCGGCGGATTTCCGGCGCGGCCAACAAAAAACCCCGCGCGATGGCGGGGTTCTTCGGTGGGTGTCGGGGCGGCCCTCAGAGCGAAGGCTGCTTGACCGAAAGCCCGATCTCGCCCCCGACCGCGACCATGTCGGCCAGCAGCTTGGCGGCATCGTCGACCGGGCCGGGTTCGTTCTTGAACGTGTCCTTGGTCTGGCTGTAGGCGGCCTGCGCCTCGGCAACCAGCGCGTCATAGGTGGCCTGGTCCACATCGGCGCGCGGCAGCGCCTTTTCGGCCAGCACCGACAGGCTTTCGCCCAGCTCGGCAAAGCCGCCGGTGACCACGAATTCCTGCATCCCGCTTTCGGTCTCGACCCTGAGAATGCCGGGGCGCAGCGTGGTGATGACGGGCGCGTGGTTCGGCAACGCCGTCATGTCGCCATCCGCACCGGGGATCTGCACCGAACGGACCTTGGCCGACATCAGGCTGCGCTCGGGGCTGACCAGGTCGAATTGCATCGTCTCTGCCATTTCTGTCTCCTGTGCCGGGACGGCGGGGTGAACCCCGCCCTACACCCGGGTCAGCGGTAGGGCGGGGTTCACCCCGCCACACCGTTAGGCTGCTTCGGCGGCCAGGCGCTCGGCCTTGGCGATCACATCCTCGATGCCACCGACCATGTAGAAGGCCGCTTCGGGCAGGTGGTCGTATTCGCCGGCCACGACCGCCTTGAACGACTTGATCGTGTCCTCCAGCGGCACCTGAACGCCGTCCGACCCGGTGAACACCTTGGCCACGTCAAAGGGCTGCGACAGGAAACGCTGGATCTTCCGGGCGCGGGCCACGGTCAGCTTGTCCTCTTCGCTCAGTTCGTCCATGCCCAGGATCGCGATGATGTCCTGCAGCGACTTGTAGCGCTGAAGGATCCCCTGCACGTCGCGGGCGACGTTGTAATGCTCTTCGCCGATCACCGCCGGGTCCAGCAGACGCGACGTCGAATCCAGCGGGTCCACCGCCGGATAGATGCCCAGTTCCGAGATCGCGCGCGACAGAACGGTCGTGGCGTCGAGGTGGGCAAAGGTGGTGGCCGGCGCGGGGTCGGTCAGGTCGTCCGCGGGCACGTAGACGGCCTGGATCGAGGTGATCGAACCGGCCTTGGTCGAGGTGATGCGTTCCTGCATCGCGCCCATGTCGGTGGCCAGCGTCGGCTGGTAGCCCACCGCCGACGGGATGCGGCCCAGCAGCGCCGACACTTCGGAACCGGCCTGGGTAAAGCGGAAGATGTTGTCGACGAAGAACAGAACGTCGGTGCCGGACTGGTCGCGGAACTGCTCGGCCAGCGTCAGGCCGGTCAGCGCGACGCGGGCACGGGCGCCCGGAGGCTCGTTCATCTGGCCGTAGACCAGCGCCACCTGGCTTTCCGACAGGTTGTCCGGCTTGATGACGTTGGATTCGATCATCTCGTGATACAGGTCGTTGCCCTCGCGGGTGCGTTCACCCACGCCGGCGAAGACCGAAAAGCCCGAGTGCACCTTGGCGATGTTGTTGATCAGTTCCATGATCAGAACCGTCTTGCCCACGCCGGCGCCGCCGAACAGGCCGATCTTGCCGCCCTTGGCATAGGGCGCCAGCAGGTCGACGACCTTGATACCGGTGACCAGGATTTCCGATTCCGTCGACTGTTCGACGAATTCCGGGGCGGGCTGGTGAATGGCGCGCTTTTCCTCGGCTTCCACCGGGCCGCCTTCGTCGACGGGTTCGCCCACGACGTTGATGATCCGGCCCAGGGTCGCATTACCCACCGGCACCATGATCGGCGTGCCAAGGTCGGTCACGGTCTGGCCGCGGACCAGGCCTTCGGTGGCGTCCATCGCGATGGTGCGCACGGTGTTTTCACCCAGGTGCTGGGCCACTTCCAGAACCAGCCGGTTGCCGTTGTTGTCGGTTTCCAGCGCGTTCAGGATCGCCGGCAGGTGGTCTTCGAACTGGACGTCGACCACGGCGCCGATGACCTGGGTCACTTTTCCTTTAGCGTTTGCCATCATTCGTCTCCGGTGTCGTCAGAGCGCCTCGGCGCCCGAAATGATTTCGATGAGTTCGTTGGTGATCACGGCCTGGCGCGACCGGTTGTACTGGATCGTCAGCTTGTCGATCATCTCGCCCGCGTTGCGCGTGGCGTTGTCCATCGCGGACATCCGGGCGCCCTGCTCGGACGCGCCGTTTTCCAGCAATGCCGTAAAGATCTGCGTGGCGACGCCGCGCGGCAGCAGATCGGCCAGGATCGCCTCTTCGTCGGGCTCGTAATCATACAGCGTCGATGCGCCCTCTTCCGCGCCCTCGGTCTCGTACGAGGCCGGGATGATCTGCTGCGCCGTCGGGATCTGGCTGATCACCGACTGGAAGCGGTTGTAGAAGATCGTCGCGACGTCGAATTCGCCCGCGTCAAAGCGCGCCAGAACGTCCTTGGCAATGCCTTGCGCGTCGCCATAGCCGACCGTCTTGACCTCGGTCAGATCGACATGGCCGATCAGCAGGTTGCCATAGTCGCGGCGCAGCTGTTCGCGGCCCTTCTTGCCGACGGTCAGGACCTTGACGGTCTTGCCTGCGGCTTTCAGCGCCTCGATCCGGGTCTTGGCCAGCTTGACGATGCTGCTGTTGAAGCCACCGCAAAGCCCGCGCTCCGAGGTCATGACGACCAGCAGGTGCACGTCGTCCTTGCCGGTGCCCGCCAGAAGACGTGGCGCCGAATCCGACCCGCCGACCGACGCGGCCAGCGCGGCCATCACCGCGTTGAACCGTTCCGAATAGGGACGGGCCTGCTCGGCTGCATCCTGTGCCCGCCGCAGTTTCGCGGCGGCCACCATCTGCATGGCCTTGGTGATCTTGCGGGTCGATTTGACCGACGCGATCCGGTTCTTGAGATCCTTAAGATTGGGCATGTCCGG
This sequence is a window from Thalassococcus arenae. Protein-coding genes within it:
- a CDS encoding aspartate carbamoyltransferase catalytic subunit, with the protein product MQINGSETGIVRLFHLDLPREAVERFTTQAGTGEWPLKYALGAKTLRADFVDVVDIRDLGDMVLSDYLAQAHNATGSDFRALRQRIDALRGHAVVIPSQAFGNTAQTLTVANPLRWIGTFGEVKPKSPGPKLQSDAARPGESRPADTQPPIRTSGALRLATLGLGVLAILLLALFLR
- a CDS encoding aspartate carbamoyltransferase catalytic subunit, whose amino-acid sequence is MTGATETGSGQSGWDGILADGEMVVWQGKPSRRLRIGRVDMARTGMGLVFVVFAIFWISQTAPTAGSGMARVFSLAGLLFLAIGLYNAGGHLVWRGFKHRFTTYTLSDRRAFIATNLPLQGRRLQSHPIAPDAAVALEDGEPGSVWFAHRHVGHDSGSRRVPVGFENISAPRAVYDLVRLVQRGAA
- the pyrC gene encoding dihydroorotase; this translates as MTKILIANARLIDPEAGTDAPGAVLLDKGRIAERFDTPHPQVADAAVIDANGACLAPGIVDIGVKVGEPGERHKESFKTAGLAAAAGGVTTIVTRPDTAPAIDTPETLEFIRRRANETAPVNVLPMAALTKGRQGREMTEIGFLMDAGAVAFTDCDAVVADTKVLARAMTYAASLGALVMGHPQEPVLSAGAAATSGKFATLRGLPAVSPMAERLGLERDLALAEMTGVAYHADQITTARALPALDRARQAGLDATAGTSMHHLTLNELDVSDYRTFFKVKPPLRSEDDRLAMVAALRDGRIDIVGSFHTPQDEESKRLPFEEAASGAVGLETMLPVLLRLYHAEEVDLPTLFRALSLNPAKRLALDCGRLARGAPADLVMFDPDKPFVLDRFQLQSKSKNTPFDGARLQGKVLRTFVAGKEVYAA
- the plsY gene encoding glycerol-3-phosphate 1-O-acyltransferase PlsY, encoding MPEIASSLPVLLVWAALGYLLGSIPFGMVLSRVFGLGDLRKIGSGNIGATNVLRTGHKGAAAGTLLLDGGKGAVAVLLARALAGEDAAQLAGLAAFVGHCYPVWLGFRGGKGVATFLGIVLALAWPVGLLCCATWLAGAAASRISSVGALAASASSAVWALITGHGQITLLCLALTALIFWRHRANLARLRAGTEPRIGAKG
- a CDS encoding alpha/beta fold hydrolase, whose amino-acid sequence is MPDLTVGGTAIHVNTLGSGAARVLALHCGLGRSGMWSGVAAALADRATLIAPDFPSHGASAPWAPTPDLHSQATDVAAALLQEGIHLLGHSFGATVALRVALENPGRVASLTLVEPVLFAAADGAVRDAHRVQDEEFHAAFVAGDHAKSARLFNRLWGGGLKWDALPQQTRDAMTAGMPFIVATGPALWDDVHGMLAPGRLEALPTPVALLRGSETQPIIAAIHAGLVRRIRDARDIVVPGGDHMLVLGHPDAVARAVQAHLERRAA
- a CDS encoding 2-hydroxychromene-2-carboxylate isomerase encodes the protein MAHIDYYFSTLSPYTYLGGTRLEEIAARHGATIAYKPLDVIALFARTGGTPPKDRHPNRQAYRLQELTRQSKKTGLPLNLKPAHWPTNGAPSSYAVIAAQNAGGGDMGKLVHAILRACWAEDKDVADDAVIRAALSEAGFDPALADSGLLQGAETYAANLEEAVERGAFGAPFYITDSGQHFWGQDRLDDLDLHLAGKL
- a CDS encoding ribose-phosphate pyrophosphokinase — translated: MPTVIEPKLISGNANMPLAKAIARRMSAYRGMSVGLVDARVERFNDQEIFVEVFENVRGEDMFIIQPTSNPANDNLMELLIMADALRRSSAARITAVIPYFGYARQDRRTKARTPITAKLVANMIAEAGIERVLTMDLHAAQIQGFFDIPVDNLYASPVFALDILNHFHGRTGDVMVVSPDVGGVARARELAKRIGAPLSIVDKRREKPGEIAEMTVIGDVKGKTCIIVDDICDTAGTLCKAAEVLMDHGATEVHSYITHGVLSGPAVERVTGSVMKSLVITDSIEPTAPVKAADNIRVVPTAPMFAQAILNIWNGTSVSSLFETETLSPIYEGLL
- a CDS encoding H-type lectin domain-containing protein, giving the protein MKKFVGSLIGVDQGNEEVFSDFASGGEMWTGSGARERRKVVTFSEPFRTVPSVQVALSLWDMDQGANVRADVTADKITETGFDLVFRTWSDTRVARVRMSWLAIGEVASEDDWELY
- a CDS encoding calcium/sodium antiporter; the encoded protein is MVDLLLVAAGLTALIFGGDFLVRGSVSVAQALNVSPLVIGLTLVGFGTSTPELMTSLLAALRDAPGIAVGNVVGSNIANILLILGLAGLFAPIAVQTATLRRDGTMMVVASLAGLAIVAAGAVGRLAGGVMVMMLALYLLAVFLAERRSTATLVDVPETVPGQPIWRAGLVALGGLALTLVGANWLVAGAVAIAQEFGISEAVIGLTIVAVGTSMPELVTSVIAVRKGQGDVAFGNVVGSNIFNLLGILGVTALVQPLNVPPEIIRFDIWVMLGAALALIVFAATGKRLSQGEAGVFFAAYAAYLAVLITGAL
- a CDS encoding VOC family protein; the encoded protein is MKYSATIDVPALDAGIAFYAGVFGFVETARPLSGYAVLTQGEQRLGIIQKEPGSRPVRTESEPRHWSPVHLDFHVEDFEAVLKAALAAGAVVDKRFDGGPHPAVAFCADPFGNGFCIVGPEGDAPD
- a CDS encoding F0F1 ATP synthase subunit epsilon; this encodes MAETMQFDLVSPERSLMSAKVRSVQIPGADGDMTALPNHAPVITTLRPGILRVETESGMQEFVVTGGFAELGESLSVLAEKALPRADVDQATYDALVAEAQAAYSQTKDTFKNEPGPVDDAAKLLADMVAVGGEIGLSVKQPSL